GGCCACAACAGCATGAAGCTGAACTTCGTCTCGCCGCACGACATTGCGACGTCGGAGAAACTGCGCGAATACCTGAAGGGAATGGAGAAGCGTCGCCAGGAACAGGCCGCAAGTGGCGAGCTCGAAGAGACTGCCATGGACGCTCACATCTGGCGAGAGCTGTTGTTCCGCTATGCCGTCTTCCGCGAAGTCTCGCTTGATCCACGCAAGGATGTCGTTTCGACCAATCCACTACCCACCCCAGGCGAACGCGATCGATTCATCGGACAGGTCTATGCCGCTGGGAAAACGTTGTTCGGCGATCCTAACTCGGGTGAAGAACGCACGCTCAACAGCCAGCTGCAAACGTTACAGCAGTTTGGCGGTGAGCATCCGCTGAGCGTCGCCTCGAAGCGATTGATCGATTCGTATCGAGACCTGCACGAGTTGTCTTCAGCTGCCTACATGGACCCCATGTCGGTGCTCAATACGCCGGCCGATCAGCCGCTGAAGCCTGAGTTTGCTCCGACCACGGAAGAGACCGAGCCACTGGTGCAAGAGTTTCAGGCAGCCGCGAAGTCGCTGGGAGACATCCTGGAAGAACAGCGGGATAACGTGAACGACAGCACGACCCTCACCGACGAAGAGTATAACAACATCAAGCCGATGTTTCAGTCGATGTTGGTTCGCGTTCGTCAGTTGGAACATAACGCGATCGAAATTCACCTGGCACTGTACGAGAATGCCAATGCTGGTGCACTGACGGCATCGACGTCGATGGATCGCAGCGGCAATCATCTGCAGATCGTTCCTTCGCTCAATCCTTATGCCCTTAGCAAGTCACGCGATCCGAGCGACCTGTCGCAGCCGTGGCTCGGTTTGACAACGCTCCTGTATGGTTCGGACGATGTGTTGGCAGGCTACGACATGGGCCTGGTCAAAGCCGTGCGTTCCAACTGGAAAGCCGCCAAGGATGCCTACCTGAGTGGTGGAGATGTTCGCCCCGCGATGGAGAAGCTGGCCGAAAGCCTGCAGCGTTTGGGGGACCAGGATACCCAACAACGCGTTGCGGTGATCGAAGACACGCTTGGCAGCGACCAGAAGGACTCTGGTATTCTCGCTTACACGGCCTATCCAGCAGCCAATAGCTACCGGATTGCGACCGAGGTCCGCTACAACACGATGGACCCGTTCATGTATGCCTGGGTATTCACGTTCATCGCCACGATCGGCTTCGCGCTGGCCTTTGCCGTCATGCGGAAACCGATGTTCTGGATGGGCATGGTGTTCCTGGTGTTTGGCTTGATCTGGTCGACGTACGGCTTCTATATGCGAGTTGTCGTGACTGGCTGGGCCCCGGTGACCAACATGTATGAAACCGTCATCTTCGTTCCGTGGGTGGTGTGCAGTTTGGGGCTGATGTTCCTGGTGCTTCCACTGATCGATCGTGGTCGCCTGGCCGCCTGGCGGGCGACAGCCGCTCCGTTTACTTGGGAACAAGCAGACCTGGAGCCGAGCCAGCGCGAAATGTTCTCGGCGGGCGTTTGGAGTATCTTCAACTGGGGCTCGCTTCTGATTCGTGTTCCGCTGATGCTCGCCATGATTCAGTTCATGACGATGCGTCCGGTTTACGATGGGAACCGCCCGATCATCAACCTGACCGACTTCAGCGAGCAGATGGCCGCGCATGGTGTCATCTACGCGTCGATCTTTTTGTTCGTCAAATTGTTAGTGCTTGGTTTGAGCGTCTGGTATATCCCGCGGCTTTTGATCGCCACGGTCGCATTGCCCATCTTCTGTGCGTATGACTGGTCAATCGACTCGCAGCTGAAAGATAAGTTCCAGAAAACCTACCACCGCAACTACTACGGGTTGGCAGCGTCGGCATGCGGAACGTTCCTGTTGTGCGTTGCTTCGATCGCTCCGATTGTCGATACCGGTTCGTCACGCGTGCTGAACACCGAGTTCTCGCCGCTGCAGCCAGTGTTGCGGTCGAACGTTTGGCTTACCATTCACGTGCTCACGATCGTTGCCAGCTACGGTGCCGGTATTTTGGCGTGGGGCCTGGGTTGGCTCGCGCTGGGTTACTACATGTTCGGCAAGTATCGTGCTCCGGTCGTGGCCAGCCCGATGAATGCTGGTCTGGCTCCGGCTCAGGGGCACAGCCCGCAAATGAGCTATCGTCCACCGGAAGAGTGCTTCACCCTCGGTCAGCATTGTTACCGCGCTATTCAGGTGGCCGTGCTTCTGCTGGCTACGGGAACGATTCTGGGTGGTATCTGGGCGGACGTTTCCTGGGGCCGTTTCTGGGGCTGGGATCCGAAAGAAGTCTGGGCGTTGGTGACGCTGTTGATCTATGTAGCGATTCTGCATGCCCGCTTCGCCGGCTGGTTCAATAACTTCGGCCTGGTCGTGGGAACGATCATCGGCTTCTCGGCGATTGTCGGAAGCTGGTACGGGGTGAACTTCCTGTTGCCGCTATTCAAAGGTGGCGATGCCGTCGGTCTGCACTCGTACGGTAGTGGTGGTAAGGGAAGCGAAATCATGGTGATGGGCTTCGTCGCCGCCAACTGGATTGCCCTCGGTTTCGTTGCTCTTAGGTTCCAGCTCTCACGGCTATCCGTGGTCGACGAAAACGAAGTCGAAGAAGTGGTCATCAAGGATGACCTGCCAGCCGACAAAGAAGCTTCCGAGGAAGAAGACCTGGTCGATACGAAGTAGACCAGTCTGCATCGGCCACACCGTGAGTGGTGCTGTGTCGACGATCCCTATCGCGGCATCGAGCCACTGGGCCGATCCGCGATCATCGGAGCGGTGAGCCACCTTCCCCAATCAACCGACGGCTGGGAAGCGGGAATGGTGGGCGAGTCGTTGTCGAAGAAGACGCTGATCAGGTTGGTGGCCGGCAAGATGTTCACGGGGCTTTCGTAGACGAGCGGATGTTCCAGCCCGGCCAGCATCGTTCCTGGCGGCATGTTGTCACATAGGCCAGTCAGCGTCATGCTGCCGCGATCGAAGTTGAAACCGATCGCCATCTCGTGATAGG
Above is a window of Blastopirellula marina DNA encoding:
- a CDS encoding cytochrome c biogenesis protein, with translation MNSGILRTTWTLVLVMCGTFIASGSGRADEAFPDDIWREIPVYHHGRVKPMDGYARQVVQKITEFNKSKPKFNLTDYYTEEELQKPEFKDALEIFPDGELRKFTPSELVYEWTVRPEKWERVPFIYLGREDVRAELGFPINGHNSMKLNFVSPHDIATSEKLREYLKGMEKRRQEQAASGELEETAMDAHIWRELLFRYAVFREVSLDPRKDVVSTNPLPTPGERDRFIGQVYAAGKTLFGDPNSGEERTLNSQLQTLQQFGGEHPLSVASKRLIDSYRDLHELSSAAYMDPMSVLNTPADQPLKPEFAPTTEETEPLVQEFQAAAKSLGDILEEQRDNVNDSTTLTDEEYNNIKPMFQSMLVRVRQLEHNAIEIHLALYENANAGALTASTSMDRSGNHLQIVPSLNPYALSKSRDPSDLSQPWLGLTTLLYGSDDVLAGYDMGLVKAVRSNWKAAKDAYLSGGDVRPAMEKLAESLQRLGDQDTQQRVAVIEDTLGSDQKDSGILAYTAYPAANSYRIATEVRYNTMDPFMYAWVFTFIATIGFALAFAVMRKPMFWMGMVFLVFGLIWSTYGFYMRVVVTGWAPVTNMYETVIFVPWVVCSLGLMFLVLPLIDRGRLAAWRATAAPFTWEQADLEPSQREMFSAGVWSIFNWGSLLIRVPLMLAMIQFMTMRPVYDGNRPIINLTDFSEQMAAHGVIYASIFLFVKLLVLGLSVWYIPRLLIATVALPIFCAYDWSIDSQLKDKFQKTYHRNYYGLAASACGTFLLCVASIAPIVDTGSSRVLNTEFSPLQPVLRSNVWLTIHVLTIVASYGAGILAWGLGWLALGYYMFGKYRAPVVASPMNAGLAPAQGHSPQMSYRPPEECFTLGQHCYRAIQVAVLLLATGTILGGIWADVSWGRFWGWDPKEVWALVTLLIYVAILHARFAGWFNNFGLVVGTIIGFSAIVGSWYGVNFLLPLFKGGDAVGLHSYGSGGKGSEIMVMGFVAANWIALGFVALRFQLSRLSVVDENEVEEVVIKDDLPADKEASEEEDLVDTK